One genomic segment of Fibrobacter sp. includes these proteins:
- a CDS encoding IMP cyclohydrolase — MSYTDEAKNNFKELSKNPYPGRGIVLGTSPDGKSFVQVYWIMGRSVNSRNRVFEME, encoded by the coding sequence ATGTCTTATACAGATGAAGCAAAAAACAACTTTAAGGAACTTTCCAAGAACCCGTATCCTGGTCGCGGCATCGTCCTCGGCACCAGTCCGGATGGCAAGTCCTTTGTTCAGGTTTACTGGATCATGGGCCGCAGCGTCAACAGCCGCAACCGCGTGTTCGAAATGGAAG